The sequence GGCCCTCGGAACCCCCGCCGACGATGAGCCTGTGGCGCCAGCGAGACTTCATGAGCCTGTGGTCGGCCCAGACCGTGAGCCAGGTCGGGTCGCAGGTGACCGTCCTGGCGCTCCCGCTGACGGCCATCCTGGTGCTGCAGGCCGACACGTTCGAGGTCGGGCTGCTCGGCACGGCCCAGTTCCTGCCCTTCGTCCTCGTCGGCCTCCCCGCCGGCGTCTGGGTGGACCGTCTCCCGCGGCGGCCCATCCTGATCGTCGGCGACCTCGGACGGGCGGCCGCCCTGGTGTCGATCCCTGCCGCCCACGCCCTCGGCGTCCTCACCATGGGCCAGCTGTACGCGGTGGCGTTCGTCGCCGGCGTGCTCACCGTCTTCTTCGACGTCGCCTACATGGCGTACCTGCCGTCGCTCGTCGGGAGAGAACACCTCGTCGAGGGCAACAGCAAGCTCGAGATCAGCCGCTCGGCCGCCCAGGTGACGGGACCGGGCCTCGCCGGCGCCCTCGTCGACCTCTTCAAGGGCCCGGTCGCCATCGCCGTCGACGCCGCCAGCTACGTCGGCTCGGCCCTCTTCGTGCTGCGCATCCGCCGACAGGAGCCGCCCAACACCAGCGGCACCCGCCCCCGCATGACCACCGGCATCGCCGAGGGCCTCC comes from Acidimicrobiales bacterium and encodes:
- a CDS encoding MFS transporter, which encodes MSLWRQRDFMSLWSAQTVSQVGSQVTVLALPLTAILVLQADTFEVGLLGTAQFLPFVLVGLPAGVWVDRLPRRPILIVGDLGRAAALVSIPAAHALGVLTMGQLYAVAFVAGVLTVFFDVAYMAYLPSLVGREHLVEGNSKLEISRSAAQVTGPGLAGALVDLFKGPVAIAVDAASYVGSALFVLRIRRQEPPNTSGTRPRMTTGIAEGLRYVTRHRLLRWIAACTAISNLFGQMAQTVLLVFAVRELDMSPGLIGVVFSAGSVAALAAAFVSTRAPQRIGVGPTIVGAAAIGSAAGLILPLATRSNGLALLVGWSLVVAFAGVLYNVTQGSLRQAITPERMQGRMNATMRFMVWGTIPVGSLLGGVLGEVIGLRPTLVVAAVGGLTAVVPVLFSDVRDLHEVPDGTLVGA